In the genome of Rhodamnia argentea isolate NSW1041297 chromosome 3, ASM2092103v1, whole genome shotgun sequence, one region contains:
- the LOC115746470 gene encoding late embryogenesis abundant protein At1g64065-like, which produces MADKSRNDAEPPPPHEERRKKRMKWAAYIAAFAVFQVAVILVFVLVVMKVRTPKFRVGAIRIQSLDAARTPSPSFDASFVAPIRVKNGNFGPYKYAAAAVNFTYGGVQVGHVTIPKSKAHFMSTKKIDMNVTLSSASLPGSANSTLKSELSSGVLTLRSEGTLSGKVELMLIFKKKKSTRMNCTMEINVSPKTLKSVTCE; this is translated from the coding sequence ATGGCCGACAAGAGCCGCAACGACGCCGAGCCGCCCCCGCCCCATGAGGAGAGGCGCAAGAAGCGGATGAAATGGGCCGCCTACATCGCCGCCTTCGCCGTGTTCCAGGTCGCCGTGATCCTCGTCTTCGTCCTCGTCGTCATGAAGGTGCGGACGCCCAAGTTCCGGGTCGGCGCGATCCGGATCCAGAGCCTGGACGCGGCCCGGACGCCGTCGCCGTCCTTCGACGCGAGCTTCGTCGCCCCGATCCGAGTCAAGAACGGCAACTTCGGGCCCTACAAgtacgccgccgccgccgtcaacTTCACCTACGGCGGCGTCCAGGTGGGCCACGTGACGATCCCCAAGAGCAAGGCCCACTTCATGTCCACCAAGAAGATCGACATGAACGTGACTCTGAGCTCCGCTAGCTTGCCCGGCAGCGCCAATTCCACCCTCAAGAGCGAGCTGAGCTCGGGAGTGCTGACCCTGAGGAGCGAGGGCACGTTGAGCGGGAAGGTGGAGCTGATGCTcatcttcaagaagaagaagtcgaCGAGGATGAACTGCACCATGGAGATCAACGTCTCGCCCAAGACGCTCAAGTCCGTGACCTGTGAATGA
- the LOC115746459 gene encoding uncharacterized protein LOC115746459 — protein MVFYRKDQESQQLTDEERRKKKMKWTIGIIAFVIFQVVQALFFVLVIMKFKSPKFRVSEFDIQSLNAGTQASPSFDMTFVAPIRIKNTNWGPFKYGASAVNFTYGGVQVGQAIIPKSKANFKSTKKIDATVTLNSANLSSDSTLGSELSSGVITLNSQGELKGKVTVMFMFKKNKTSQMNCTMTIDVSTKALKSLSCR, from the coding sequence ATGGTGTTCTACAGGAAGGATCAAGAATCGCAGCAACTGACGGACGAGGAGAGgcgcaagaagaagatgaagtggacGATCGGCATCATTGCCTTCGTCATCTTCCAGGTAGTCCAGGCCCTCTTCTTCGTCCTTGTCATCATGAAGTTCAAGTCTCCCAAGTTCAGGGTGAGTGAGTTCGACATCCAGTCCCTGAACGCCGGGACTCAGGCCTCACCCTCGTTCGACATGACCTTCGTCGCCCCGATCCGGATCAAGAACACCAACTGGGGTCCCTTCAAGTACGGTGCTTCTGCCGTCAACTTCACCTATGGAGGTGTCCAAGTGGGACAAGCGATCATTCCGAAGAGCAAGGCCAACTTCAAGTCCACCAAGAAGATCGATGCCACTGTGACCTTGAACTCCGCGAACTTGTCGAGCGATTCGACTCTCGGGAGCGAGTTGAGCTCGGGGGTCATAACCTTGAACAGCCAAGGCGAGCTCAAAGGGAAGGTGACCgtcatgttcatgttcaagaagaacAAGACATCTCAAATGAATTGCACCATGACCATTGATGTGTCCACGAAGGCACTAAAGTCCTTGTCATGCAGATGA
- the LOC115746460 gene encoding uncharacterized protein LOC115746460, with amino-acid sequence MKWTIGIIAFVIFQVVQALFFVLVIMKFKSPKFRVSEFDIQSLTAGTQASPSFDMTFVAPIRIKNTNWGPFKYGASTVNFTYGGVQVGQAIIPKSKANFKSTKKIDATVTLNSVNLPSDSTLGSELSSGVITLNSQGELKGKVTVMFMFKKNKTSQMNCTMAIDVSTKALKSLSCR; translated from the coding sequence atgaagtggacGATCGGCATCATCGCCTTCGTCATCTTCCAGGTAGTCCAGGCGCTCTTCTTTGTCCTCGTTATCATGAAGTTCAAGTCCCCAAAGTTCAGGGTGAGCGAGTTCGACATCCAGTCCCTGACCGCCGGGACTCAAGCCTCACCCTCGTTCGACATGACCTTCGTCGCCCCGATCCGTATCAAGAACACCAACTGGGGTCCCTTCAAGTACGGTGCTTCTACCGTCAACTTCACCTATGGAGGTGTCCAAGTGGGACAAGCGATCATTCCCAAGAGCAAGGCCAACTTCAAGTCTACCAAGAAGATCGACGCCACCGTGACCTTGAACTCCGTGAACCTGCCTAGTGATTCGACACTCGGGAGTGAGTTGAGCTCGGGAGTCATCACGTTGAACAGCCAAGGCGAGCTCAAGGGGAAGGTGACGGTTatgttcatgttcaagaagaacAAGACCTCGCAAATGAACTGCACTATGGCCATTGATGTATCCACAAAGGCACTGAAGTCCTTGTCATGCAGATAG
- the LOC115746433 gene encoding uncharacterized protein LOC115746433, with protein MVFYRKDQESQQLTDEERRKKKMKWTIGIIAFVIFQVVQALFFVLVIMKFKSPRFRVSEFDIQSLTVGTQTSPSFDMTFVAPIRIKNTNWGPFKYGATTVNFVYGGIQVGQVAIPKSKANFKSTKKIDTTVTLNSTSLPSDSTLGSELSSGVITLNSQGELKGKVTVMFMFKKNKTSQMNCTMAIDVSTKALKSLSCT; from the coding sequence ATGGTGTTCTACAGGAAGGATCAAGAGTCGCAGCAATTGACGGACGAGGAGAGgcgcaagaagaagatgaagtggacGATCGGCATCATCGCCTTCGTCATCTTCCAGGTAGTCCAGGCCCTCTTCTTTGTCCTCGTCATCATGAAGTTCAAGTCTCCCAGGTTCAGGGTGAGCGAGTTCGACATCCAGTCCCTGACCGTCGGGACTCAAACCTCGCCCTCGTTCGACATGACCTTCGTCGCCCCAATTCGGATCAAGAACACCAATTGGGGCCCCTTCAAGTACGGTGCCACCACCGTTAACTTCGTCTACGGAGGCATTCAGGTGGGACAGGTGGCCATTCCAAAGAGCAAGGCCAACTTCAAGTCCACCAAGAAGATCGACACCACCGTGACCTTGAACTCCACAAGCCTGCCTAGCGATTCAACACTCGGGAGCGAGTTGAGCTCGGGGGTCATCACGTTGAACAGCCAAGGCGAGCTCAAAGGGAAGGTGACtgtcatgttcatgttcaagaagaacAAGACCTCGCAAATGAACTGCACTATGGCCATTGATGTGTCCACAAAGGCATTGAAGTCCTTGTCATGCACATGA